In one Myotis daubentonii chromosome 1, mMyoDau2.1, whole genome shotgun sequence genomic region, the following are encoded:
- the BAMBI gene encoding BMP and activin membrane-bound inhibitor homolog, giving the protein MDRHSSYIFIWLQLELCAMAVLLTKGEIRCYCDAAHCVATGYMCKSELSACFSRLLDPQNTNSPLTHGCLDSLASTADICQAKQAQNHSGTAIPTLECCHEDMCNYRGLHDVLSSPKGEASGQGNRYQHDGSRNLITKVQELTSSKELWFRAAVIAVPIAGGLILVLLIMLALRMLRSENKRLRDQRQQMLSRLHYSFHGHHSKKGQVAKLDLECMVPVSGHENCCLTCDKMRQADLSNDKILSLVHWGMYSGHGKLEFV; this is encoded by the exons ATGGATCGCCATTCCAGCTACATCTTCATCTGGCTGCAGCTCGAACTCTGCGCCATGGCCGTGCTGCTCACCAAAG GTGAAATCAGATGCTACTGTGATGCTGCCCACTGTGTGGCAACTGGCTATATGTGTAAATCTGAGTTGAGTGCCTGCTTCTCTAGGCTTCTTGATCCTCAGAACACAAATTCCCCACTCACCCATGGCTGCCTGGACTCTCTCGCAAGCACAGCAGACATCTGCCAAGCCAAACAGGCACAAAACCACTCGGGCACCGCCATACCCACATTGGAATGCTGTCATGAAGATATGTGCAATTACCGAGGGCTGCATGACGTTCTCTCTTCTCCCAAAGGAGAGGCCTCAG GACAAGGAAACCGGTATCAGCATGATGGTAGCAGAAACCTCATCACCAAAGTGCAGGAGCTGACTTCTTCCAAAGAGCTGTGGTTCCGGGCAGCAGTGATTGCTGTTCCAATTGCTGGAGGGCTGATTTTAGTGTTGCTTATTATGTTGGCCTTGAGGATGCTGCGAAGTGAAAACAAGAGACTGCGGGATCAGCGGCAACAGATGCTCTCCCGTTTGCACTACAGCTTTCACGGACACCATTCCAAAAAGGGGCAGGTTGCAAAGTTGGACTTGGAATGCATGGTGCCGGTGAGTGGGCACGAGAACTGCTGTCTGACCTGTGACAAAATGAGACAAGCAGACCTCAGCAACGACAAGATCCTCTCTCTCGTTCACTGGGGCATGTATAGTGGGCACGGGAAGCTGGAATTCGTATGA